In Sorghum bicolor cultivar BTx623 chromosome 8, Sorghum_bicolor_NCBIv3, whole genome shotgun sequence, one genomic interval encodes:
- the LOC8076313 gene encoding amino acid permease 3: MRRQSSLARSYSSVAPVPAPASPPHNGGVNGKHLPPPMEVSAEAGNAGAAEWLDDDGRPRRKGTFWTASAHIITAVIGSGVLSLAWAIAQLGWVAGPTAMLLFAFVTYYTATLLAECYRTGDPDTGKRNYTYMDAVRSNLGGKKVVFCGVIQYANLVGVAIGYTIASSISMKAIRRAGCFHTHGHGDPCKSSSTPYMILFGVVQILFSQIPDFDEIWWLSIVAAVMSFTYSSIGLSLGIAQTVSNGGFKGTLTSIGFGAGVTSTQKIWHTLQAFGDIAFAYSFSNILIEIQDTIKAPPPSESKVMQKATRLSVATTTIFYMLCGCMGYAAFGDNAPDNLLTGFGFYEPFWLLDVANVAIVVHLVGAYQVFCQPIFAFVERRAAAAWPDSAFISRELRVGPFALSLFRLTWRSAFVCVTTVVAMLLPFFGDVAGLLGAVSFWPLTVYFPVEMYIKQRRVPRGSPRWISLQTLSFTCLLVSIAAAAGSIADVVDALKVYQPFSG, from the exons atgaggaggcagagctcgctcgctcgctcataCTCCTCAGTGGCACCGGTACCGGCACCGGCATCGCCACCGCACAACGGAGGTGTGAATGGCAAGCACTTGCCTCCGCCCATGGAGGTGTCGGCGGAGGCCGGGAACGCCGGTGCTGCCGAGTGGCTGGACGACGACGGCCGCCCTCGCCGCAAGGGCACGTTCTGGACAGCCAGCGCACACATCATCACCGCCGTCATCGGCTCCGGCGTGCTCTCCCTCGCCTGGGCCATTGCGCAGCTCGGCTGGGTTGCCGGCCCTACCGCCATGCTCCTCTTCGCCTTCGTCACCTACTACACCGCCACCCTACTCGCCGAGTGCTACCGGACCGGCGACCCCGACACCGGCAAGCGCAACTACACGTACATGGACGCCGTGCGCTCCAACCTCGGCGGCAAAAAGGTCGTGTTCTGCGGCGTCATCCAGTACGCCAACCTCGTCGGCGTCGCCATTGGCTACACCATCGCGTCGTCCATCAGCATGAAGGCCATCAGGAGAGCTGGGTGCTTCCACACCCACGGTCATGGGGATCCCTGCAAGAGCTCCAGCACCCCGTACATGATCCTCTTCGGCGTTGTGCAGATCCTCTTCTCGCAGATACCGGACTTCGATGAGATTTGGTGGCTCTCCATTGTCGCTGCAGTCATGTCCTTCACCTATTCTTCTATCGGACTGTCCCTCGGAATCGCACAGACCGTCT CCAACGGTGGGTTCAAGGGCACTCTCACCAGCATCGGCTTCGGCGCCGGCGTCACCTCGACGCAGAAGATCTGGCACACCCTGCAGGCATTCGGCGACATCGCCTTCGCCTACTCCTTCTCCAACATCCTCATCGAGATCCAA GACACGATCAAGGCGCCACCACCGTCGGAGTCGAAGGTGATGCAGAAGGCGACGCGTCTCAGCGTGGCGACGACGACCATCTTCTACATGCTGTGCGGCTGCATGGGGTACGCGGCTTTCGGTGACAACGCGCCGGATAACCTGCTCACCGGCTTCGGCTTCTACGAGCCCTTCTGGCTGCTCGACGTCGCCAACGTCGCCATCGTCGTGCACCTCGTCGGCGCGTACCAGGTGTTCTGCCAGCCCATCTTCGCCTTCGTcgagcgccgcgccgccgcggcgtGGCCGGACAGCGCCTTCATCTCCCGGGAGCTCCGTGTCGGTCCCTTCGCCCTGAGCCTTTTCCGCCTGACATGGCGGTCGGCGTTCGTGTGCGTCACCACCGTCGTGGCCATGCTGCTGCCGTTCTTCGGCGACGTGGCGGGGCTCCTCGGCGCCGTCTCGTTCTGGCCGCTCACCGTCTACTTCCCCGTCGAGATGTACATCAAGCAACGTCGTGTGCCTCGTGGAAGCCCCAGGTGGATCAGCCTCCAGACGCTCAGCTTCACCTGCCTCCTCGTCTccattgccgccgccgccggttccATCGCCGACGTCGTGGATGCGCTCAAGGTGTACCAGCCGTTCAGTGGCTAA